Proteins from a genomic interval of Streptomyces sp. NBC_00820:
- a CDS encoding UbiA prenyltransferase family protein gives MSLLARTAVRIRVLVTLCRPAVAVLFALYTALGLAQAGQAERPLLLARCLVPVVAFLLCSVCVNDLSDQAVDQVNLAGDRSRPLVTGMAGARDLVVTAVTAGGIALGTAFLLGTRPGLVMAAALALSAGYSVRPVRFADRGAVAALVLPACYVALPYLLALTAAGHRIGPRDLLMLAGLYAGFVGRIVLKDFRDVRGDALFGKRTFLVRHGRRATCLFSACFWSVGCGVILLATPSRSPVLIASYALCLGTVVLILRTLAGEVGHREEEALITGVAAVGRGLLTLQLTHLAAGQADWSTPARSAAVGALTLLTLAQAFSLVRNGPRTNLTLASLPRDTDALPAHAAAADTDALLACATATGADGLPPHAPAPTPRHG, from the coding sequence ATGTCGCTGCTCGCTCGTACCGCGGTCCGGATCCGCGTGCTGGTCACACTGTGCCGCCCGGCCGTGGCGGTGCTGTTCGCTCTCTACACGGCGCTCGGCCTCGCCCAGGCCGGCCAGGCGGAGCGTCCGCTGCTGCTGGCCCGGTGTCTGGTACCGGTGGTGGCGTTCCTGCTGTGCTCGGTGTGCGTGAACGACCTCTCGGACCAGGCCGTCGACCAGGTCAACCTGGCCGGTGACCGAAGCCGCCCGCTCGTCACCGGCATGGCCGGCGCCCGCGACCTCGTCGTCACCGCCGTGACGGCCGGGGGCATCGCGCTCGGAACGGCTTTCCTGCTGGGCACGCGCCCGGGGCTGGTCATGGCCGCCGCGCTCGCACTCAGCGCGGGCTACTCGGTGCGCCCCGTCCGCTTCGCCGACCGCGGAGCCGTCGCGGCGCTGGTCCTGCCGGCCTGCTACGTCGCGTTGCCGTACCTGCTGGCCCTGACAGCCGCCGGCCACCGGATCGGCCCCCGCGACCTGCTCATGCTCGCCGGCCTCTACGCGGGCTTCGTCGGCCGCATCGTGCTCAAGGACTTCCGCGACGTGCGCGGCGACGCGCTCTTCGGCAAGCGCACCTTCCTGGTCCGGCACGGTCGGCGCGCGACCTGCCTGTTCAGCGCCTGCTTCTGGAGCGTCGGCTGCGGCGTCATCCTGCTCGCCACACCGTCCCGCTCGCCGGTCCTGATCGCCTCTTACGCCCTGTGCCTGGGCACCGTCGTACTGATCCTGCGCACCCTCGCGGGCGAGGTGGGGCACCGCGAGGAGGAAGCGCTGATCACCGGCGTGGCAGCGGTCGGCCGGGGACTGCTCACGCTCCAGCTGACCCACCTGGCGGCCGGGCAGGCCGACTGGAGCACGCCGGCGCGCTCCGCGGCGGTGGGCGCGCTGACGCTGCTGACCCTGGCACAGGCGTTCAGCCTGGTGCGGAACGGCCCGAGGACGAATCTCACGCTCGCCTCGCTGCCCCGCGACACCGATGCCCTCCCGGCTCACGCGGCGGCGGCCGACACCGATGCCCTCCTCGCCTGTGCCACGGCCACTGGCGCCGATGGCCTGCCGCCCCACGCCCCCGCCCCCACCCCTCGACACGGCTGA
- a CDS encoding ABC transporter permease, which produces MPFVPALHAEWIKIRTLRPLVAGLAAILVVTLAFSAIAAADSDRSDPLFSAFFGVSLGQIAAVAFGATAVSGEYRGGALRLTLAAVPDRARWFAAKAAAVALPVLAVGLVTGLATLAMGRALLGASGPTWAQGLRGAVGCALYLTLMALFAAGLTAVLRSGAATLGLLIPFLLIVSFVIGDVSAGAADFLPDRAGQVALHSGWDGALGPWSGLAVTALWTAAALCAGAWCVRRRDT; this is translated from the coding sequence ATGCCGTTCGTCCCCGCTCTGCACGCCGAGTGGATCAAGATCCGCACCCTGCGTCCGCTCGTCGCCGGCCTGGCCGCGATCCTCGTCGTCACCCTGGCGTTCTCGGCGATCGCCGCCGCCGACTCCGACCGCTCCGATCCGCTGTTCTCGGCGTTCTTCGGCGTCAGCCTCGGACAGATCGCCGCCGTCGCCTTCGGCGCCACGGCGGTGTCCGGCGAGTACCGGGGCGGTGCGCTGCGGCTGACACTCGCGGCGGTGCCGGACCGGGCGCGCTGGTTCGCCGCGAAGGCCGCGGCCGTGGCGCTGCCGGTGCTGGCCGTCGGCCTCGTCACCGGTCTGGCGACGCTCGCGATGGGCAGGGCCCTCCTCGGCGCGTCCGGCCCCACGTGGGCACAGGGGTTGCGCGGAGCGGTGGGCTGCGCCCTGTACCTGACGCTGATGGCCCTGTTCGCCGCGGGACTCACGGCCGTCCTGCGCAGCGGTGCCGCGACGCTCGGCCTGCTGATCCCGTTCCTGCTGATCGTGTCCTTCGTCATCGGCGACGTGTCCGCCGGCGCCGCCGACTTCCTGCCCGACCGGGCCGGTCAAGTCGCCCTGCACAGCGGCTGGGACGGCGCCCTCGGCCCCTGGAGCGGACTCGCGGTCACCGCGCTGTGGACGGCGGCCGCCCTGTGCGCGGGAGCGTGGTGCGTGCGGCGCCGGGACACCTGA
- a CDS encoding response regulator transcription factor, which produces MPVTVLLVDDEPLVRAGLRAVLTAQPGIEVVGEAADGAAVIPLVRRLRPDVVVMDVRMPLLDGIEATRAVLRTIDAPPKILVVTTFEDDEYVYEALRAGADGFLLKRARPAEFVHAVRLVAEGESLLFPASVRRLAARYGGRDAVAGRGAAGAPLAAARLTEREAEVLRLMARGLTNGEIAARLVVGTETVKSHVSAVLAKLGARDRTQAVIAAYESGFVAPG; this is translated from the coding sequence ATGCCGGTGACCGTGCTCCTCGTGGATGACGAACCCCTGGTCCGCGCCGGTCTGCGGGCCGTGCTGACGGCGCAGCCCGGCATCGAGGTGGTGGGCGAGGCGGCCGACGGGGCGGCGGTCATTCCGCTGGTGCGCCGACTGCGGCCGGACGTCGTCGTGATGGACGTCCGGATGCCGCTGCTGGACGGGATCGAGGCCACGCGCGCGGTGCTGCGCACCATCGACGCCCCGCCCAAGATCCTGGTGGTGACCACCTTCGAGGACGACGAGTACGTGTACGAGGCACTGCGCGCGGGTGCCGACGGGTTCCTGCTGAAGCGGGCCCGTCCTGCCGAGTTCGTGCACGCGGTGCGGCTGGTCGCTGAGGGCGAGTCGCTGCTCTTCCCCGCGTCCGTACGGCGGCTCGCGGCACGGTACGGCGGCCGGGACGCGGTCGCGGGCCGCGGCGCGGCCGGCGCCCCGCTCGCGGCGGCCCGGCTCACGGAGCGGGAGGCGGAGGTACTGCGGCTCATGGCGCGGGGCCTGACGAACGGGGAGATCGCGGCGCGGCTGGTGGTGGGGACGGAGACGGTGAAGTCGCATGTGAGCGCGGTACTGGCCAAGCTCGGGGCACGCGATCGCACTCAGGCGGTGATCGCCGCGTACGAGTCGGGGTTCGTCGCGCCGGGGTGA
- a CDS encoding hemolysin family protein: protein MTAVQLLIGLATLVVNAFFVGAEFALISVRRSQVEPLAQEGDRRARSVLWGLEHVSALLAAAQLGITLCTLVLGVVAEPAIAHLLEPVFHATGVSTGVGHAVSFVIALTLATYLHMLFGEMVPKNIALAEPVRSALLLGPPLVALSRGLRPVIFTINAFANGLLKLLRVDAKGEVAATFSDTELAEIVKDAGAAGLIDDRARERLHDALELGRRPVRDVVVPLEHVVYARVGVTPEELEGLSADSGFSRFPVVDVGRRIVGYLHVKDALDASPRDAPFRLRDMRSIARVRESTPMDDVLSAMRSSRTHLAAVLGDDGRLAGLVTMEDVLRELFGQPA, encoded by the coding sequence ATGACCGCCGTACAGCTGCTGATCGGTCTGGCGACCCTCGTCGTCAACGCGTTCTTCGTCGGCGCCGAGTTCGCGCTGATCTCGGTGCGCCGCTCGCAGGTCGAGCCGCTGGCCCAGGAGGGCGACCGGCGCGCCCGGAGCGTGCTGTGGGGCCTGGAGCACGTGTCCGCGCTGCTGGCCGCGGCCCAGCTCGGCATCACGCTGTGCACGCTGGTCCTGGGTGTGGTGGCCGAGCCGGCCATCGCGCATCTGCTGGAGCCGGTGTTCCACGCGACCGGCGTGTCCACGGGCGTGGGCCACGCGGTGTCGTTCGTGATCGCGCTGACCCTGGCGACGTACCTGCACATGCTGTTCGGCGAGATGGTGCCCAAGAACATCGCGCTCGCCGAACCGGTGCGCAGCGCGCTGCTGCTCGGCCCTCCCCTGGTCGCGCTGTCACGAGGGCTGCGGCCGGTGATCTTCACGATCAACGCCTTCGCGAACGGCCTGCTGAAGCTGCTCAGGGTGGACGCCAAGGGGGAGGTCGCGGCGACGTTCTCGGACACCGAACTCGCCGAGATCGTCAAGGACGCCGGCGCCGCCGGCCTGATCGACGACCGGGCACGCGAGCGGCTGCACGACGCCCTGGAACTGGGCCGCCGGCCGGTGCGGGACGTGGTGGTGCCGCTGGAGCACGTGGTCTACGCGCGCGTGGGCGTCACCCCCGAGGAGCTGGAGGGGCTGTCGGCCGACTCGGGCTTCTCGCGGTTCCCCGTGGTCGACGTGGGCCGCCGGATCGTGGGCTATCTGCACGTCAAGGACGCCCTGGACGCCTCGCCCCGGGACGCGCCGTTCCGGCTGCGGGACATGCGGTCGATCGCGCGCGTGCGCGAGAGCACACCGATGGACGACGTGCTCAGCGCGATGCGGAGCAGCCGTACGCACCTGGCGGCCGTGCTGGGGGACGACGGGCGGCTGGCCGGTCTGGTGACGATGGAGGACGTGCTCCGGGAACTGTTCGGACAGCCCGCGTGA
- a CDS encoding sensor histidine kinase has protein sequence MVRLLRPMLRPLARGTTYTRVLHLWVPMLIVSFWLFIDPRTPWMPALFVAPAGLVPAVRMGEGVQARLLLTPGEREPGISATPAASWRDRWRTVLWLEVRMLLGSAAVFATVQLLVLAYELAKCAWGLPPSGVPLLEHLPPQRAYALLAPLPLFALYGAVVGLGELVTACARRLLGPSAAERLAALEERTERLLERTRIARELHDSIGHALTVAVVQAGAARAAGDPEFTDRALGAIEETGRAALEDLERVLGVLRESERPVGTRPTLADAGRLLESARASGATVDAEVTGAVEAVPGPVSREGYRILQESLTNVLRHAGAVPVRVRVAVGDGTLALDVRNRLPDSMPGPGRGSGLRGIRERAALLGGNARTGPDGGDWRVRAELPLG, from the coding sequence ATGGTCCGCCTTCTGCGCCCGATGCTGCGCCCGCTGGCACGCGGGACGACGTACACGCGCGTGCTGCATCTGTGGGTACCGATGCTGATCGTCAGCTTCTGGCTGTTCATCGATCCCAGGACGCCCTGGATGCCCGCGCTGTTCGTCGCACCGGCAGGCCTCGTCCCGGCCGTGCGGATGGGCGAGGGGGTGCAGGCACGCCTGCTGCTGACGCCCGGTGAGCGGGAGCCGGGCATCTCCGCGACACCGGCGGCGTCCTGGCGGGACCGCTGGCGCACGGTGCTGTGGCTGGAGGTGCGGATGCTCCTCGGGTCGGCGGCCGTGTTCGCCACCGTGCAACTGCTGGTACTCGCGTACGAGTTGGCGAAGTGCGCCTGGGGGCTGCCGCCTTCCGGGGTCCCGCTGCTGGAACACCTGCCGCCGCAGCGGGCGTACGCCCTGCTGGCGCCGCTTCCCCTGTTCGCTCTGTACGGCGCCGTGGTCGGGCTCGGTGAGCTGGTCACGGCGTGCGCGCGCCGGCTGCTCGGACCGTCGGCCGCCGAGCGGCTCGCCGCGCTGGAGGAGCGCACCGAACGGCTGCTGGAACGCACCCGAATCGCGCGGGAGTTGCACGACTCGATCGGGCACGCGCTCACGGTGGCCGTGGTCCAGGCGGGCGCGGCGCGGGCGGCGGGCGATCCGGAGTTCACCGACCGCGCGCTGGGCGCCATCGAGGAGACCGGCCGGGCCGCCCTGGAGGATCTGGAGCGTGTGCTGGGGGTGTTGCGCGAGTCGGAGCGTCCGGTGGGCACTCGGCCCACGCTGGCCGACGCGGGCCGGCTGCTGGAGTCCGCGCGCGCTTCGGGTGCCACGGTGGACGCCGAGGTGACGGGTGCGGTGGAGGCGGTGCCTGGGCCGGTGTCCCGCGAGGGCTATCGCATTCTCCAGGAGTCCCTGACCAACGTGCTGCGGCACGCGGGAGCGGTGCCTGTCCGGGTGCGGGTCGCCGTCGGGGACGGCACGCTCGCCCTCGACGTCCGCAATCGCCTTCCGGACTCGATGCCCGGACCCGGGCGGGGCAGCGGGCTGCGCGGCATACGCGAGCGCGCCGCCCTGCTCGGAGGGAACGCCCGTACCGGACCGGACGGCGGCGACTGGCGGGTGCGTGCGGAACTGCCGTTGGGCTGA
- a CDS encoding AraC family transcriptional regulator encodes MLERLNQAMEHIERHLDRRVEVADLARIVVTSDYHFRRLFSALAGMPLSEYIRRRRLTIAGAEVLAGDRTLLEIAVRYGYTSGEAFARAFRGMHGVGPGEARRTGASLQSQPRLSFRLTVEGSSSMRYRIVEKDEFRVVGRMARVPLVHEGMNSAIADFIRSIGKETLQRVQSLSDQEPQGIVGVSVNLDPSRAEGTELDYYHGVVTRAAVPEGMDALTVPAGTWAVFESSGPFPQALQYLWRDVFTQWFPSNPYRSRPGPEILRTRLSQDATQSDAELWIPVERAAL; translated from the coding sequence GTGCTGGAGCGGCTGAACCAGGCCATGGAGCACATCGAGCGCCACCTCGACCGGCGGGTCGAGGTGGCCGATCTGGCGCGGATCGTGGTGACTTCGGACTACCACTTCCGGCGGCTGTTCTCCGCGCTGGCGGGAATGCCGCTGTCGGAGTACATCCGGCGCAGGCGGCTCACCATCGCCGGCGCCGAGGTGCTGGCCGGGGACCGGACGCTGTTGGAGATCGCGGTGCGCTACGGCTACACGTCGGGGGAGGCGTTCGCGCGCGCGTTCCGTGGCATGCACGGCGTCGGTCCCGGCGAGGCCAGACGGACCGGTGCGAGTCTCCAGTCCCAGCCACGGCTGTCCTTCCGCCTCACCGTCGAAGGGAGCAGCAGTATGCGATACCGGATCGTGGAGAAGGACGAGTTCCGGGTGGTCGGCAGGATGGCCCGCGTCCCCCTCGTGCACGAGGGGATGAACTCCGCCATCGCCGACTTCATCCGGAGCATCGGCAAGGAGACGCTCCAGCGCGTGCAGAGCCTCTCCGATCAGGAGCCGCAGGGGATCGTAGGGGTGAGTGTGAACCTCGACCCGAGTCGGGCGGAGGGAACCGAACTCGACTACTACCACGGGGTGGTGACCCGAGCGGCCGTACCCGAGGGCATGGACGCGCTCACCGTGCCGGCCGGGACGTGGGCCGTCTTCGAGAGCTCCGGGCCGTTTCCGCAGGCGCTGCAGTACCTCTGGCGCGACGTGTTCACGCAGTGGTTCCCGTCCAACCCGTACCGGAGCCGACCGGGACCCGAGATCCTGCGGACCCGGCTGTCGCAGGACGCCACACAGTCGGACGCGGAGCTGTGGATCCCCGTGGAGCGGGCCGCGCTCTGA
- a CDS encoding SGNH/GDSL hydrolase family protein, with the protein MQTNSTSPAHTSLVAIGDSFTEGMSDLLPDGSYRGWADVLASRMAAHTPGFRYANLAVRGKLIGQIVDEQVDAAAAMNPDVITLVGGLNDTLRPKCDMGRVRGLLTEAVERLAPSCKQLVLMRSPGRQGPVLERFRPRMEELFACVDELAEKHGAVVVDLYAAPSLADPRLWDVDRLHLTPEGHRRIAEAVWQSLGYEAEDTEWRTPMAATPPPGWVSRRAADAQFARQYLLPWIGRRLTGRSSGDGRTGAHFSAELGKPFWVTPADHTNPGPVTDWRQVNP; encoded by the coding sequence ATGCAGACGAATTCCACATCCCCCGCGCACACCAGCCTCGTCGCCATCGGCGACTCCTTCACCGAGGGGATGTCGGACCTCCTGCCCGACGGCTCCTACCGCGGCTGGGCCGACGTTCTCGCCTCGCGGATGGCCGCCCACACCCCCGGCTTCCGCTACGCCAACCTCGCCGTACGCGGGAAGCTGATCGGACAGATCGTCGACGAGCAGGTCGACGCGGCGGCAGCGATGAACCCCGACGTCATCACGCTGGTCGGCGGCCTCAACGACACTCTGCGACCCAAGTGCGACATGGGCAGGGTGCGGGGGCTGCTGACCGAGGCCGTGGAGCGGCTGGCGCCCAGCTGCAAGCAGCTCGTGCTGATGCGCAGCCCCGGCCGGCAGGGCCCGGTGCTGGAGCGGTTCCGTCCGCGCATGGAGGAGCTGTTCGCCTGCGTCGACGAGCTGGCCGAGAAGCACGGCGCCGTGGTGGTCGACCTGTACGCCGCGCCGTCGCTGGCCGACCCGCGGCTGTGGGACGTGGACCGGCTGCACCTGACGCCCGAGGGGCACCGCCGTATCGCGGAGGCGGTGTGGCAGTCACTCGGCTACGAGGCCGAGGACACCGAGTGGCGCACCCCGATGGCCGCCACCCCGCCGCCGGGCTGGGTCTCGCGCCGGGCCGCGGACGCGCAGTTCGCCCGGCAGTACCTGCTGCCCTGGATAGGCCGCCGCCTCACCGGCCGCTCCTCCGGCGACGGCCGGACAGGCGCCCACTTCAGCGCCGAGCTGGGCAAACCCTTCTGGGTCACCCCCGCGGACCACACGAACCCGGGCCCGGTGACGGACTGGCGACAGGTGAATCCCTGA
- a CDS encoding hemolysin family protein, translating to MTEVLLLLVAILLSLACGAFVAAEFSLTTVERGELERAAARGERGAAGALKAVRNLTFQLSGAQLGITVTNLVVGMLAEPSIAKLLAGPFRAMGLSTATAGSVALILGTALSTVFLMVVGELVPKNWAISAPLAVATWVGTPQRWFSAAFRPFITHLNNTANRVVRRFGLTPTEELTSARGPQELVALARHSAKAGALEQDTAELFVRTLNLADLTAENVMTPRVQVVALDTQATCADVANATRATGLSRFPVHRGGLDAVVGVAHVKDVLALPADERPFRSVTQVMREPLLVPESLTVDRLLDRLSGRRTMAVVIDEYGGTAGVATLEDIVEEVVGEVRDEHDPHETPDLAPAGADAEGRALYSADGAARMDELARVGLRVPEGPYETLAGLVATELGRIPAVGDRVEVAGWRLDVVDSSGHRAARVLMHAPLPTEPRDGPGRERTGRSDRQTGRSDKRTARGDKRTGRGGRRTGRGDEQTGRGDERTEGAR from the coding sequence ATGACCGAAGTACTGCTCCTCCTGGTGGCGATCCTGCTGTCGCTCGCCTGCGGCGCCTTCGTGGCGGCGGAGTTCTCGCTCACCACGGTCGAGCGCGGTGAACTGGAGCGGGCCGCCGCGCGCGGCGAGCGCGGCGCGGCGGGCGCGCTGAAAGCCGTACGGAACCTGACCTTCCAGCTCTCGGGCGCCCAGCTCGGGATCACCGTCACCAACCTGGTGGTCGGCATGCTCGCCGAGCCGTCGATCGCCAAGCTGCTCGCCGGTCCGTTCCGGGCCATGGGCCTCTCCACGGCCACGGCCGGTTCGGTGGCGCTGATCCTGGGCACCGCCCTGTCGACGGTGTTCCTGATGGTCGTCGGCGAGCTGGTGCCCAAGAACTGGGCGATCTCCGCACCGCTGGCCGTGGCCACCTGGGTGGGCACCCCGCAACGCTGGTTCAGCGCCGCCTTCCGCCCCTTCATCACGCACCTCAACAACACCGCCAACCGTGTCGTACGACGGTTCGGCCTCACGCCCACCGAGGAGCTGACGTCCGCGCGCGGGCCGCAGGAGCTGGTGGCCCTCGCGCGGCACTCCGCGAAGGCGGGGGCGCTGGAGCAGGACACGGCCGAGCTGTTCGTGCGCACCCTGAACCTCGCCGACCTGACGGCGGAGAACGTGATGACCCCGCGCGTCCAGGTCGTCGCCCTCGACACGCAGGCGACCTGCGCGGACGTGGCGAACGCGACCCGGGCGACCGGCCTGTCCCGGTTCCCGGTCCACCGCGGGGGCCTCGACGCGGTGGTCGGCGTCGCCCACGTCAAGGACGTCCTGGCGCTGCCCGCCGACGAGCGCCCCTTCCGCTCGGTCACCCAGGTGATGCGCGAACCCTTGCTGGTGCCGGAGTCCCTCACGGTCGACCGGCTGCTGGACCGGCTGTCCGGCCGGCGCACGATGGCCGTCGTCATCGACGAGTACGGCGGTACGGCGGGCGTCGCGACCCTGGAGGACATCGTCGAGGAGGTCGTCGGCGAGGTGCGTGACGAGCACGACCCGCACGAGACGCCCGACCTCGCCCCGGCCGGGGCCGACGCCGAGGGCCGGGCCCTGTACTCGGCCGACGGCGCCGCCCGCATGGACGAGCTGGCGCGGGTGGGCCTGCGCGTGCCCGAGGGGCCGTACGAGACGCTGGCCGGTCTCGTGGCCACCGAGCTGGGCCGCATACCGGCCGTCGGGGACCGCGTGGAGGTCGCCGGCTGGCGGCTGGACGTGGTGGACTCCTCCGGGCACCGGGCGGCCCGGGTGCTGATGCACGCACCCCTGCCGACCGAACCCCGCGACGGGCCTGGACGGGAACGGACGGGCCGGAGCGACAGACAGACGGGGCGGAGCGACAAACGAACGGCCCGGGGCGACAAACGAACGGGCCGGGGCGGCAGACGGACAGGCCGGGGGGACGAGCAGACCGGCCGGGGCGACGAGCGGACGGAGGGGGCGCGATGA
- the mug gene encoding G/U mismatch-specific DNA glycosylase gives MEAARDRLVPDVIADGLHVLFCGINPGLMSAATGHHFARPGNRFWPVLHLSGFTPRQLRPAEQGELLSYGLGITNVVERATARADELSTEEYVEGGRLLTAKVALRRPKWLAVVGVTAYRTAFGERKAQVGPQERTIGDTRVWVLPNPSGLNAHWTAATMAEEFARLRVAAGVADQGGSVSVTTPRS, from the coding sequence ATGGAGGCCGCCCGCGACCGTCTCGTCCCGGACGTGATCGCGGACGGCCTCCATGTCCTGTTCTGCGGCATCAACCCGGGCCTGATGTCGGCGGCGACGGGCCACCACTTCGCCCGCCCGGGCAACCGCTTCTGGCCGGTGCTGCATCTGTCCGGGTTCACGCCGAGGCAGTTGAGGCCGGCCGAGCAGGGTGAACTGCTGTCGTACGGGCTGGGCATCACGAACGTCGTGGAGCGGGCGACCGCGCGGGCCGACGAGCTGAGCACCGAGGAGTACGTCGAGGGCGGGCGGCTCCTGACGGCGAAGGTGGCGCTTCGGCGGCCGAAGTGGCTCGCGGTCGTGGGAGTGACCGCGTACCGGACCGCCTTCGGCGAGCGCAAGGCTCAAGTGGGGCCGCAGGAGCGGACCATCGGAGACACCCGCGTGTGGGTGCTGCCCAACCCCAGCGGGCTGAACGCGCATTGGACGGCGGCGACGATGGCCGAGGAGTTCGCGCGGCTGCGGGTGGCCGCGGGGGTCGCGGATCAGGGAGGATCTGTGTCGGTCACCACCCCGAGGAGCTGA
- the purB gene encoding adenylosuccinate lyase: MTSAPAKPRIPNVLAGRYASAELATLWSPEQKVKLERQLWLAVLRAQKDLGIEVPDEAIADYERVLDTVDLASIAEREKVTRHDVKARIEEFNDLAGHEHVHKGMTSRDLTENVEQLQIRLSLELMRDRAVAVLARLGKLSGEYAELVMAGRSHNVAAQATTLGKRFATAADELLVAYGRVEELLGRYPLRGIKGPVGTAQDMLDLLGGDAAKLAELEQRIAHHLGFSQAFTSVGQVYPRSLDYEVVTALVQLAAAPSSLAKTVRLMAGHELVTEGFKPGQVGSSAMPHKMNTRSCERVNGLMVILRGYASMTGELAGDQWNEGDVSCSVVRRVALPDAFFALDGLLETFLTVLDEFGAFPAVVARELDRYLPFLATTKVLMGAVRAGVGREVAHEAIKENAVATALAMREQGAERNDLLDKLAADERLPLDREQLAALMADKLSFTGAAADQVGVVVGRIEEIAKQHPEAAGYTPGAIL; this comes from the coding sequence GTGACTTCAGCGCCCGCCAAGCCCCGCATCCCGAACGTCCTCGCCGGACGTTACGCCTCCGCCGAGCTCGCCACGCTCTGGTCGCCCGAGCAGAAGGTGAAACTGGAGCGACAGCTCTGGCTCGCCGTGCTGCGGGCCCAGAAGGACCTCGGCATCGAGGTGCCGGACGAGGCGATCGCCGACTACGAGCGCGTCCTCGACACCGTCGACCTGGCCTCCATCGCCGAGCGCGAGAAGGTCACCCGGCACGACGTGAAGGCGCGGATCGAGGAGTTCAACGACCTCGCCGGGCACGAGCACGTGCACAAGGGCATGACCTCCCGCGACCTGACGGAGAACGTCGAGCAGCTCCAGATCCGGCTCTCGCTGGAGCTGATGCGCGACCGCGCGGTCGCCGTGCTGGCCCGCCTGGGCAAGCTGTCCGGTGAGTACGCCGAGCTGGTCATGGCCGGCCGCTCGCACAACGTCGCCGCGCAGGCCACCACCCTCGGCAAGCGCTTCGCGACCGCCGCCGACGAGCTGCTCGTGGCGTACGGCCGGGTCGAGGAGCTGCTGGGCCGCTACCCGCTGCGCGGTATCAAGGGCCCGGTCGGCACCGCGCAGGACATGCTGGACCTGCTCGGCGGGGACGCGGCCAAGCTCGCGGAGCTGGAGCAGCGGATCGCGCACCACCTGGGCTTCTCGCAGGCGTTCACCTCGGTCGGCCAGGTCTACCCGCGCTCGCTGGACTACGAGGTCGTCACCGCCCTGGTGCAGCTGGCGGCGGCGCCGTCCTCGCTGGCCAAGACGGTCCGGCTGATGGCCGGGCACGAGCTGGTCACCGAGGGCTTCAAGCCGGGCCAGGTCGGCTCGTCCGCGATGCCGCACAAGATGAACACCCGCTCCTGCGAGCGCGTCAACGGCCTGATGGTCATCCTGCGCGGCTACGCCTCGATGACCGGTGAGCTGGCGGGCGACCAATGGAACGAGGGCGACGTCTCCTGCTCGGTGGTGCGCCGGGTCGCGCTGCCGGACGCGTTCTTCGCGCTGGACGGTCTGCTGGAGACCTTCCTGACGGTGCTGGACGAGTTCGGCGCGTTCCCCGCCGTGGTCGCCCGTGAGCTGGACCGCTACCTGCCGTTCCTCGCCACCACCAAGGTGCTGATGGGCGCGGTGCGCGCAGGCGTCGGCCGCGAGGTCGCGCACGAGGCGATCAAGGAGAACGCCGTCGCCACCGCGCTCGCCATGCGCGAGCAGGGCGCCGAGCGCAACGACCTGCTCGACAAGCTCGCCGCCGACGAGCGTCTCCCGCTCGACCGTGAGCAGCTGGCCGCGCTGATGGCCGACAAGCTGTCCTTCACCGGCGCCGCCGCCGACCAGGTCGGCGTGGTCGTGGGCCGGATCGAGGAGATCGCCAAGCAGCACCCGGAGGCCGCCGGTTACACCCCCGGAGCGATCCTCTGA